In Edaphobacter bradus, the following are encoded in one genomic region:
- a CDS encoding phosphatidylinositol-specific phospholipase C1-like protein, which produces MTTVQRAVQIVAGSLLAAASYSGVAQQGNQASQDKVVRLNQIQVIGSHNSYHAGFAPSERRYLEMKNPKALRGLDYHHAPLADQLSSGVRQIEIDIFADSKGGRFAHPMIDRWVTDAGLPADPDFDPQHEMDKPGFKVMHVQDFDERSTCLTFVACLTQVRNWSRQHPGHLPIFILVETKEGEVKELPNAPKTEPFTSAVFDALDAEIRSVFRPEEIITPDEVRGRHKTLIDAVRAGGWPTLARARGRVIFLMDQKKAGPIYTEGHPSLRGRILFTNAEPGATDAAFVEQNDGTPEAIDALVRQGYLVRTRSDEPTEQARNNDTRRRDEVLSSGAQMISTDYPKSEPASWTGYSVSLPGGVVARCNPVTSSSGCVDDLLEPAR; this is translated from the coding sequence TTGACGACAGTACAACGTGCAGTGCAGATTGTGGCGGGTTCATTGCTGGCCGCCGCGAGCTATAGCGGAGTTGCGCAGCAAGGCAACCAGGCCTCGCAGGACAAGGTGGTGAGGCTTAACCAGATTCAAGTGATCGGCTCGCACAACAGCTATCATGCAGGGTTTGCGCCGAGTGAGCGGCGATACCTGGAGATGAAGAATCCGAAGGCGCTGCGCGGGCTCGACTATCACCATGCTCCGCTCGCTGATCAGTTATCGTCCGGCGTGCGGCAGATTGAGATCGATATCTTCGCCGACAGTAAGGGCGGCCGCTTTGCGCATCCGATGATCGACCGCTGGGTCACGGACGCGGGGCTTCCGGCTGATCCTGATTTCGATCCGCAGCATGAGATGGACAAGCCGGGATTCAAGGTGATGCACGTGCAGGACTTCGATGAGCGGAGCACGTGCCTTACGTTTGTCGCGTGCCTCACACAGGTGAGGAACTGGTCGAGGCAGCATCCGGGACATCTGCCGATCTTCATCCTGGTGGAGACGAAGGAAGGTGAGGTGAAGGAACTGCCTAATGCTCCGAAGACAGAGCCGTTTACTTCGGCTGTCTTCGATGCTCTGGACGCTGAGATCCGTTCGGTCTTTCGGCCCGAGGAGATCATCACTCCGGATGAGGTTCGCGGGCGGCACAAGACGCTGATTGACGCCGTGCGCGCTGGCGGGTGGCCGACGCTTGCGCGAGCCCGCGGACGCGTGATTTTTCTGATGGACCAGAAGAAGGCTGGGCCGATTTACACCGAAGGGCATCCTTCGCTGCGTGGGAGGATTTTATTTACGAACGCTGAGCCTGGCGCTACGGATGCCGCGTTTGTGGAGCAGAACGATGGGACGCCAGAGGCCATCGATGCGCTGGTCCGGCAGGGTTATCTGGTGCGGACGCGGAGCGATGAGCCGACCGAGCAGGCTCGGAACAATGACACCCGGCGACGCGATGAGGTGCTGTCGAGTGGAGCGCAGATGATCAGCACGGACTATCCGAAGTCGGAGCCTGCATCGTGGACTGGGTACTCGGTGAGTCTGCCGGGTGGAGTTGTGGCTCGGTGCAATCCGGTGACTTCGTCTTCCGGATGTGTCGACGATCTGCTTGAGCCTGCCCGGTAA
- a CDS encoding MFS transporter — protein MNDSEKVPQPSSIPVTTNPYVGILAVFIGAGLATLNSRLLSVGLPDLRGALGLSFDGASWLPTALNMATMFSGVFIVFLNAFWGPRRILLPAAAIFMVVSMVLPFAPNYQTMLVLVVLAGISSGTFYSLTMTFVLTILPKRLIIFGIAAYAADIVFVSNFASLLEGWFMEGRAWQWIFWTAALFSPVMMVCVYYGIPRRPAADPKPSWEGFVYFSMGLALLYGAMDQGERLDWFNSATVVAMSAAGVFLLAAAVVRRLYEPNPVLNLKFLNTRNIIILALSIFVFKFMHLAAIVLVPGFLGNIQHYRPLETGHTLAWVALPMFVVVWLVATTIIYTNSRMVLAVGLTAGAVSCWLWSHVDTSWAGNSFQSVELLLACALACTYIGLVSSIVLEGLEAGALTSAANAATFSGFMHFIRIFGGQIGVTVLTRFISVREKFHSNMLGLHLQTGSWLTDNRLHMLTGAMLPYSTGPEVAQHRAVAILSQQVRAQAYTLATSDGFILIVWVVFAYLLLMLLLRPGKISFKDLRKMQ, from the coding sequence ATGAACGATTCAGAGAAAGTCCCGCAACCTTCATCGATCCCGGTCACCACCAATCCATACGTGGGGATCCTGGCGGTCTTTATCGGTGCGGGACTTGCCACGCTGAACAGCCGATTGCTCAGTGTCGGCCTCCCGGACCTGCGGGGCGCCCTCGGTCTCAGTTTCGACGGGGCCTCATGGCTTCCGACCGCACTCAATATGGCGACGATGTTTAGTGGTGTCTTTATCGTCTTCCTGAACGCCTTTTGGGGGCCGCGCAGAATCTTGCTGCCGGCTGCTGCGATTTTTATGGTCGTTTCCATGGTGCTGCCTTTTGCGCCGAATTACCAAACAATGTTGGTCTTGGTTGTGCTCGCAGGTATTTCCTCAGGCACTTTTTACTCGCTTACGATGACCTTTGTGTTGACCATCCTTCCGAAGCGGCTGATCATCTTCGGAATCGCAGCCTATGCGGCGGACATCGTCTTCGTCAGCAACTTTGCATCCTTGCTGGAAGGTTGGTTTATGGAGGGCCGGGCCTGGCAGTGGATATTCTGGACTGCCGCGCTCTTCTCTCCGGTGATGATGGTCTGCGTCTACTACGGAATCCCGCGCCGGCCTGCTGCGGACCCGAAACCCAGCTGGGAGGGGTTCGTTTACTTCAGTATGGGCCTCGCTCTACTGTATGGCGCTATGGATCAAGGGGAGCGTCTTGACTGGTTCAACTCGGCCACGGTCGTCGCGATGTCCGCTGCGGGAGTCTTCCTGTTGGCCGCGGCAGTCGTGCGTCGGCTCTACGAGCCAAACCCAGTTCTGAATCTTAAGTTCCTGAACACTCGAAACATCATCATTCTGGCTCTATCGATTTTTGTATTCAAGTTCATGCACTTGGCCGCAATTGTGCTCGTCCCCGGATTTCTGGGCAACATTCAACATTACCGGCCCCTTGAGACTGGCCACACCCTTGCCTGGGTGGCATTACCGATGTTTGTAGTCGTATGGCTGGTTGCCACAACCATCATCTACACCAACTCGCGGATGGTTCTGGCGGTGGGGCTCACCGCGGGCGCGGTGAGCTGTTGGCTTTGGTCACATGTGGATACTTCGTGGGCGGGAAATAGCTTTCAGTCAGTAGAACTTCTCCTGGCATGCGCCTTGGCTTGCACATACATTGGATTGGTGAGCAGCATAGTCCTGGAGGGGCTCGAAGCGGGTGCCTTGACAAGCGCCGCCAATGCAGCCACATTCTCCGGATTCATGCACTTTATTCGTATCTTCGGCGGTCAGATCGGCGTGACTGTCTTGACCCGCTTCATTTCGGTTCGCGAGAAATTTCACTCGAACATGCTGGGGCTCCATCTCCAGACCGGCAGTTGGCTTACCGATAACCGACTGCATATGCTAACCGGAGCAATGCTTCCATATTCCACCGGGCCAGAAGTGGCACAGCATCGTGCGGTCGCCATTCTGAGTCAACAAGTACGAGCACAGGCCTACACACTGGCAACGTCAGATGGATTCATCCTGATCGTGTGGGTGGTGTTCGCTTATCTTCTCCTCATGTTGCTCCTGAGACCCGGCAAGATCAGCTTCAAGGACTTGAGGAAAATGCAATGA
- a CDS encoding LytR/AlgR family response regulator transcription factor, whose amino-acid sequence MIQAVLADDEVLARQKLRHLLREIPEIQVVGEGATAAETIDLVRTAKPDLLFLDIRMPDMDGFDVIGRLSETVGDSMPSVIFTTAYDRYALRAFEIHAVDYLLKPFTLERFRAATQRALQHIKNLRQNPQAQTGKAKNGSPYTTRIVFKSKGRILFLPVSEICWIGAEENYVRICTQSESHLLRETMSRIEEKLDPSTFLRVHRSSIVNLQYVKEVRPENDGDYGVVLRNGQRIPMSRTYRSRIKHWMGR is encoded by the coding sequence ATGATTCAGGCCGTATTAGCAGACGATGAAGTTCTGGCACGGCAGAAGCTGCGCCATTTGCTACGTGAGATTCCCGAGATTCAGGTGGTCGGGGAAGGCGCTACCGCCGCCGAGACCATTGACCTGGTCCGCACGGCTAAGCCTGACTTGCTGTTCCTCGACATTCGCATGCCCGACATGGACGGCTTCGACGTCATCGGCCGTCTCTCCGAAACTGTCGGGGACTCCATGCCCTCAGTCATCTTCACGACAGCGTACGATCGCTACGCATTGCGCGCCTTTGAGATCCACGCCGTCGACTACCTGCTCAAGCCCTTCACGCTCGAGCGCTTCCGCGCGGCCACGCAGCGCGCTCTCCAGCACATCAAGAACCTGCGACAGAACCCGCAGGCCCAAACCGGCAAAGCGAAGAACGGCAGCCCCTACACTACGCGCATCGTCTTCAAATCCAAGGGCCGCATCCTCTTCCTTCCCGTCTCGGAGATCTGCTGGATCGGCGCCGAGGAGAACTACGTCCGCATCTGCACGCAGTCCGAGTCGCACCTCCTCCGCGAGACCATGTCGCGCATCGAGGAGAAGCTCGACCCCAGCACCTTCCTCCGCGTCCACCGCTCCTCCATCGTCAACCTCCAGTACGTCAAGGAGGTCCGTCCCGAAAACGACGGAGACTACGGTGTAGTCCTCCGCAACGGCCAGAGGATCCCGATGAGCCGAACCTATCGCTCCCGCATCAAGCACTGGATGGGGCGCTAG